The Starkeya sp. ORNL1 DNA window GGGATTGCCGGGGGCCGGGTGCACCACCATGCCAGCCGGCTTGTCGATGACTATGAGATCGTCATCCTCATGCATGATCGCAAGGGGGATGTCCTGCGGCTCGGGCTCGGCTGGCTCGGGAGCGGGCAGGGTAAGCGCGAAGCGCTCGCCGCTCGCGACCTTGCTGGAGGAGGCGGTCAGCGCGCGGCCATCGCGCGAGAGCTGGCCGCCGGCGATCAGCGCCTGGATCCGGGTGCGGCTCAGCTCGGGCAGGTGCCTCGCCAGCACGCGGTCGAGCCGCAGCCCTTCATCATCCGGGCTGGCGATGATATCGACGCGCGCCGCCTCCGCCGCGCCGGGCGCGGCGTCATCCAATTCTTCCAGGGGCTCGTCCGACGGTGACTGCATGAATTCTCCTGACCAAGACGAGAAGCTCGATCCGGCAGCGGAGCGCGTGCTGCGCAAGCTGCGCGGCTTCGCCGCCTTTTCCGGCCTGCTGATGGGCTTCGGCTTCCTCGCCCTGTTCGGCGCCATCGGATACAGGGTCGTGGCCGGATGGAAAAGCGTGCCGGCTCAAGTTTCCGGCACGATCCTGCTGCCGAAGGGGGCGAAGGTGCTCTCCGCCGTCCCGTCCGGCGATATCATCGCCGTCACGGTGGAGCGCGACGGCGGGATGGTCGAGACCCTGTTCTTCGATGCAAGCAGCCACGCCCCGCGCGGACGCATCGGCTTTGCGCCGGAACCGTGAGGTGGTGAGCTGCGGCGAGGCGCGCAAGCGGGTTTCTCGGTGGATATGTCGATCACCCCTTGATCGGTCAGGAGTTTCGCCCTAAGAGGGCGGCCTGCCGCGACGCTCCCATCGTCTAGCGGTCTAGGACGTCGCCCTCTCACGGCGAAAACACCGGTTCGATTCCGGTTGGGAGCGCCAGCAATTGCAAGGGGTTAGCCTCTTTCGCTGGTGATGCACCAAATATCCGTCGAATATCGGCCTGCGCGCATTGACGGACGTTAGCGGACAAAAAAATGCCGCGCTCACTGCCCTCCTAACTTCCTCATCTTCACGAGGCGAGCCTCAACATTGGCGGCAACGCTTCCTCCAGAACTAGCCAGCTGGACCGCGCCGCCGATCTCTGCGGTGTTCAGTGACGTGTGGTCTCGGGATCGCTCGTTTCACTGACTCGACAATTTGCGGCCGGAACAGTGGCATCCGGCCGCCACGCTGATCCGATTCGCCCGATCTCAAAACTAGGCCGGTTTTCGCCGGGCTCGTGACGGCGGTCGCGCTCGGCCTTTGCGCTCTACGGCATCGACATGGAGTTGGAGTTTGCAAGACAGGCCGAGCTTGAGAATAAGTCTCCCGCGATGAAAGTGGCGCCGGCTTACGCGAACGATGTTGGAGTTTGCGGCAGAAAATAAAAGGCAAGCTACAGTCGAGCATTAGCGTTGAGAGAGCAGCGATCGTCCTCGACGCGCCTCTGCTACGGCCGGCGTCCGTTTTGCCGCAGAGAGAATCGACCACGCAAGGCGCTGGTGATCGTTGCTCGACGGGCGCTCTGGCCGCATTTCGCGGAAGGCCGCTTCCGCCATCGCCGCATTCGCGATCTCCGGGTCGTTACGGCCGCTCTGCCCTCATCCCCGTGTTTGATACCGAGCGCCGCAACGGCACCTTTATCCGGGCGGACTTCGTCCACTACGCCTGTCGAGCGGCGATCAGAACGGACGAAATCATTGCAGACTAAGGATAAATCGGCCAGTTTCTTGCTTGCCAGCAGATCCCTAGGTCACTGCAAGAATCCCGCATGGGGAACGAAGTGAACGATCATCGTGAGGGCATCGTCAGTTCTTCCACGCGATGGGAGCTCGATCTTAAGGGCCGGGAACTGAGGCATGGAGGAGTTCCGGTTCCCTTGGGAAGTCGCGCATTCGAAGTCGTCGAGGTGTTGGTCAGGTCGGCGGGCGCGATGGTTACCAAGGGGGAACTCATGGACCGCATCTGGCCGGGTGCCTTCGTCAATGACAACACCCTCCAGGTCCATATATCGGCAATCCGCAAAGCTCTCGGCGCAGATCGTGGATTGCTGAAAACGGCATCCGGCCGTGGCTACCGTCTGCTGGGTGACTGGACGACAAGGTCCGAGCAGTCGATGTCGGAATCCGTCGAGACGGAGACGCTGTCACCCGCTATCCCACTGGTCGCGCGAGCCTTACCAGTGGCAGGCACCGAGTTGATCGGACGCGCCAACGACATGCAACGTTTGAGCGAGCTCCTGTCGGCATATCGGGTGGTGACGCTGACTGGGCCCGGCGGCATTGGCAAGACACGACTGGCGATGGAGGTGGCGCATCAATTCTGCCAACGTAATGGACACGACTGCGCAGTGGTGGAATTGGTCTCGCTGTCCGATCCCAGCCTGGTGATATCTGCCTTTGCAAGCGCGCTCGGATTGCCCCATGGAGGCGACAGTGTTTCCCCAGTAACGGTCGCTCGTGCAATCGGAGAGAGAACACTCCTGCTGGTGCTCGACAATTGCGAGCACGTCGTCGAAGCCGCGGCGCAGTTGGCGGAAGCGGTTGTGCACAATTGTCCGTACGCAACCCTACTGACAACCAGCCGCGAATTGCTGCGAATCGACGGGGAATTCGCCTTCCACGTCCGCGCGCTCGACGTGCCAGCACGGGAGTCGCTGGCCCCGAACGAAATGCTCGATCACAGCGCGGTCCAACTGTTTATTGCACGGAGCAAGGCATCGGGCGGCATGGGTGATGAGATAAACCCGAGCGAATTCGCCGATATCGCCACGATCTGCAAACGCCTCGACGGAATCCCTCTTGCCATCGAACTCGCAGCCGCGCGGGCGGCGACGCTCGGTCTGAGCGAGGTCGTGCGCCGCCTGGACGACCGCTTCACACTTCTGACGAGTGGGCGTCGTACGGCCCTACCGCGACACCAAACGCTTCGGGCAACCCTCGATTGGAGCTACGACCTGCTATCGGAACGCGAGCGGGCGCTATTTCGGAGCCTTGCCGTCTTTGCGGCGGGATTCACGTTGGAGGCGGCCGTTGCCGTAGCGGATCGCAGCGCAGTCAATCAGCGGATTGCAGTCGACGATATCGCCAGCCTCGTCGGAAAATCCCTGATCTACCTCGATCGCACGAGTGCGCCGGAGCGGTGGCGGCTTCTCGAAACAACGCGCGTCTACGCGTTGGAAAGATTGCGAGAGAGTGGGGAGTTCGACATCAAGTTCCGACGCCTCGCCGAATTCTGCGTCAAGCTTCTCTCGGCCTCCGACGACCGACTGACTGCTCGGCTCGACGCGGAGCGGGGCTCCCGGATGGCTCCCGAGATCAACAACATCCGCGCCGCTCTGGATTGGGCATTTTCGCCGCAAGGCGACGTCGCAATCGGAACGCAACTCACGATCTGCGGAATTCCAGTCTGGCTTGCCATGTCGCTTCTCGTCGAGTGCCGAGAGCGGGTCGAACGTGCGCTGAACGCCCTCACGCCGGACACCGAACTGGGGCCCCGGGTCACGCTGCAACTGCACGCGGCGCTCGGCATCTCTCTGCTGAGCACAACCGGACTGCAGCGCGAAACCAAGCTGGTACTCAGTAAAACGCTCGCTATCGCAACAGAACTGGACGATCCCAACTATCAACTACAGGCATTATGGGCACTATGGACCTGCTGCTTCAACAATGGAGAAAATCTGACAGCTGAGCCGATTGCCCAAAGGTTTCTTCAGGTCGCGCGACGTGCCGCCAATCCGGCCGACATGTTTGTCGGCGAGCGGCTGCTTGGCGTGACCATGCACTATCGCGGACGCCAGGTCGAAGCCCGGCAGCATCTCGAACATGTTCTGGCCAATTATATTGCGCCAGGCGATGGACAGCATGTCCTGCGCTTTCATTATCACCAGGACATCCTGGCCCGCGCCATGTTTGCCCGGGTGCTATGGCTGCAGGGGTACGCCGACCAGGCATTGCGTCACGCGGAGGCCAGCATCGACGACGCACAAACCTCCGGGCATGTACTTTCACTATGCTACGCGCTTGCCGAAGCCTTGTGCCCCATTGCACTCATGACGGGAAATCTTTCCTCTGCCATGCAGGCGGTCACGATGTTGACCGGGCTTGCCAGCAAATACCATCTCGACTTCTGGGGAAATTGGGGCCGTTGTCTGGAAGGGAACCTTCTGATCGAGGGCGGCGATACGACACGCGGCATGGAGATTATCCGCTCGTCTCTCAATTCTTTCCGATCGGCGGGTTGGTCGATGCGTTTCCCGATCTTTCTCGGCGTTCTCGCGACCGGCCTCGCTAAAACCGGGCAGCTAGCCACAGCCCTTGGCATGATCGACGAAGGTCTCGGACGCGCCGAAAGTAACGGCGAAATGTGGTGCTTCGCCGAGTTAGTCCGCACCAAGGGAGAAATCATCCTGCAATCAGGCACACCGGGCGCAATAGCGGCGGCGGCCGGATCCTTCCAGGCGGCAATCGGACACGCACGCAATCAGGGCGCACTGT harbors:
- a CDS encoding winged helix-turn-helix domain-containing protein — its product is MGNEVNDHREGIVSSSTRWELDLKGRELRHGGVPVPLGSRAFEVVEVLVRSAGAMVTKGELMDRIWPGAFVNDNTLQVHISAIRKALGADRGLLKTASGRGYRLLGDWTTRSEQSMSESVETETLSPAIPLVARALPVAGTELIGRANDMQRLSELLSAYRVVTLTGPGGIGKTRLAMEVAHQFCQRNGHDCAVVELVSLSDPSLVISAFASALGLPHGGDSVSPVTVARAIGERTLLLVLDNCEHVVEAAAQLAEAVVHNCPYATLLTTSRELLRIDGEFAFHVRALDVPARESLAPNEMLDHSAVQLFIARSKASGGMGDEINPSEFADIATICKRLDGIPLAIELAAARAATLGLSEVVRRLDDRFTLLTSGRRTALPRHQTLRATLDWSYDLLSERERALFRSLAVFAAGFTLEAAVAVADRSAVNQRIAVDDIASLVGKSLIYLDRTSAPERWRLLETTRVYALERLRESGEFDIKFRRLAEFCVKLLSASDDRLTARLDAERGSRMAPEINNIRAALDWAFSPQGDVAIGTQLTICGIPVWLAMSLLVECRERVERALNALTPDTELGPRVTLQLHAALGISLLSTTGLQRETKLVLSKTLAIATELDDPNYQLQALWALWTCCFNNGENLTAEPIAQRFLQVARRAANPADMFVGERLLGVTMHYRGRQVEARQHLEHVLANYIAPGDGQHVLRFHYHQDILARAMFARVLWLQGYADQALRHAEASIDDAQTSGHVLSLCYALAEALCPIALMTGNLSSAMQAVTMLTGLASKYHLDFWGNWGRCLEGNLLIEGGDTTRGMEIIRSSLNSFRSAGWSMRFPIFLGVLATGLAKTGQLATALGMIDEGLGRAESNGEMWCFAELVRTKGEIILQSGTPGAIAAAAGSFQAAIGHARNQGALFWELRAATSLARLQYAGTSTDDAVVALRAVYERFTEGFDTVDLITARSLLEEAGAI